The Streptomyces sp. NBC_00569 genomic sequence GCCTCCCCGGCGGCGGGGCCGGTCGGGGCCGGGCCGCTAGAACCGGCGCCGTCCAGGCCCGCCAGTACCTCGAGGACACCCTCGCCCCACGTCGCCAGCTTCTTCTCGCCGACGCCGCCGATCGTGCCCAGCTGGCCGATGGACGTGGGGTGCTGGAGGGCGATCTCCTTGAGCGTCGCGTCGTGGAAGATGACGTAGGCCGGGACCCCGTTCTCCTTCGCCTGCGCGCCGCGCCACGCGCGCAGCGCCTCGAAGACGGGCAGCAACTGCTCCGGCAGGTCCGCCGCGGGCGACTTCGCCTTGCGGTCGCGCGAGGCCGAGCGGGACGTGGCGGGCCGGGGCGCCTCCTTGCGCAGCCGCACCTCCCGCTGCCGCCCGAGGACGGTCCCGCTGTCCTCGGTGAGGACCAGCGTCCCGTACTCGCCCTCGACGGCGATGAGCCCCTGCGCCAGCAACTGCCGCACCACGCCGCGCCATTCGGCCTCGCTCAGGTCCTCGCCGATGCCGAAGACGGAGAGCTGGTCGTGGTCGAACTGGATGACCTTGGCCGTGCGCCGGCCCATCAGGATGTCGATGATCTGGCCCGCGCCGAACTTCTGCCGGCGCTCCCGGTCGAGGCGCACCACCGTGGAGAGGACCTTCTGCGCGGCGACCGTGCCGTCCCAGGTCTCCGGCGGCGAGAGGCACGTGTCGCAGTTGCCGCAGCCGGCCGTCTGCGGCTCCTGCCCGAAGTACATGAGCAGCTGAGACCTGCGGCACTGAGCCGTCTCGCACAGCGCCAGCATCGCGTCGAGGTGGGACCCCGCCCGGCGCCGGAACGCCTCGTCGCCCTCCCCCATGTTGATCAGCTTCCGCTGCTGGACGACGTCCTGCAGCCCGTACGCCATCCAGGCCGTGGAAGCGAGCCCGTCACGCCCGGCGCGGCCCGTCTCCTGGTAGTAGCCCTCGACGGACTTCGGGAGATCGAGATGCGCGACGAACCGGACGTCGGGCTTGTCGATGCCCATGCCGAACGCGATGGTCGCGCAGACGACCAGGCCCTCCTCGCGCAGGAAGCGGGACTGGTGCGCCGCGCGGGTGCCCGCGTCGAGACCCGCGTGGTACGGGACAGCCTCGATGCCGTTCCGGCTGAGGAACTCGGCCGTCGCCTCCACCGACTTGCGCGAGAGGCAGTACACGATGCCCGCGTCGCCCTCGTGCTCCTGCTTGAGGAAGGTGAGGAGCTGCTTCTTCGGGTCGGCCTTCGGCACGATCCGGTACTGGATGTTGGGCCGGTCGAAGCTCGCCACGAAGTGCTTCGCGTCCGGCATGCCCAGGCGCTGGGTGATCTCCTGGTGCGTGGCGTGCGTCGCCGTCGCCGTGAGCGCGATGCGCGGCACGTCCGGCCAGCGCCGGCCGAGGACGGACAGGGCCAGGTAGTCCGGGCGGAAGTCGTGCCCCCACTGCGCCACACAGTGCGCCTCGTCGATCGCGAAGACGGAGATCCTGCCGCGGGAGAGCAGATCGAGCGTGGAGTCGAGGCGGAGCCGCTCCGGTGCCAGATAGATGACATCCAGCTCACCCGCGAGGAACTCGGCCTCGACGGTGCGACGCTCGTCGAAGTCCTGCGTCGAGTTCATGAACCCGGCGCGGACGCCGAGCGCGCGCAGCGCGTCCACCTGGTCCTGCATGAGAGCGATGAGGGGCGAGATCACGACGCCCGTGCCGGGCCTGACCAGGGCCGGGATCTGATAGCACAGGGACTTTCCGCCGCCGGTCGGCATCAGGACGACGGCGTCCCCGCCGTCCACGACATGGTCGATGACCGCTTCCTGCTCGCCGCGGAACGCGTCATATCCGAAGACGCGGTGCAGCGTCTCCAGCGCGCCGCCGCGCATCGCCGTCGCCACGCCGGGCTCCGTCACCTCGCTCATGCCACCGATCCCATTCATCGCCCTGTCCCCGTACGTCCGTACTTCGTGGTTCGACCACTGCTGCCACGATAGGGCTCCGCGCCGACAGCCCGAAAAGTTATCCACAGGCTGGGGGCGAAGCCGCCTCCCGGCCGGGGTCCGGGGAGGCGTCCCCCACGGCGGCCAGGAACGCCTCCGCCCGGCATCCCCTCGCGGGGACACCGGGCGGTGGCGACCGTGCGTGGCGCGGTTACCGCACGAACACACTCGCCTGGTTCGCCAGGTCCAGGAAGTACTGCGGCGCGAGGCCCAGCACCACCGTGACCGCCACACCCACCGCGATCGTGGTCATGGTGAGCGGCGAGGGCACGGCGACCGTCGGGCCGTCCGCCTTCGGCTCGCTGAAGAACATGAGCACGATCACACGGATGTAGAAGAACGCCGCGACGGCCGACGAGATCACACCGACCACGACGAGCGCGCCCGCGCCGCCCTCCGCCGCCGCCTTGAACACGGCGAACTTTCCGGCGAAGCCCGAGGTCAGCGGGATACCGGCGAAGGCGAGCAGGAACACCGCGAAGACGGCCGCGACCAGCGGCGAGCGGCGCCCGAGACCCGCCCACTTCGACAGGTGCGTGGCCTCGCCGCCCGCGTCCCTGACCAGCGTCACCACGGCGAACGCGCCGACGGTCACGAAGGAGTACGCGCCCAGGTAGAAGAGCACGGCCGAGATGCCGTCGGGTGTCGTGGCGATGACACCGGCGAGGATGAATCCGGCGTGCGCGATCGACGAGTACGCGAGGAGCCGCTTGATGTCGGTCTGGGTGATGGCGACGATCGCGCCGCCCAGCATCGTGACGATCGCGATGGCCCACATGACCGGCCTCCAGTCCCAGCGCAGGCCGGGCAGGACGACGTACAGGAGCCGCAGGAGGGCGCCGAAGGCGGCGACCTTCGTGGCGGCCGCCATGAAGCCCGTGACCGGCGTGGGCGCGCCCTGGTAGACGTCCGGGGTCCACATGTGGAACGGCACGGCGCCGACCTTGAACAGCAGGCCCATGACGACCATGGCGGCGCCGATGAGCAGCAGCGCGTCGTTCCCCATGGTGTCGGCGAGCGCCGGGTCGATGTTCTGGATCGATCCGTCGACGACGTCGGCGATCGTCGCGTACGACACCGAGCCCGCGTACCCGTACAGGAGGGCGATGCCGAACAGGGTGAACGCCGAGGCGAAGGCACCGAGGAGGAAGTACTTGACCGCCGCCTCCTGCGACATGAGCCGCTTGCGGCGGGCCACGGCGCACAGGAGGTAGAGCGGCAGGGAGAAGACCTCCAGGGCGATGAACAGCGTCAGCAGGTCGTTCGCCGAGGGGAAGACCAGCATGCCGCCGATCGCGAAGAGCGCGAGCGGGAACACCTCGGTGGTGGTGAACCCGGCCTTCACGGCGGCCTTCTCGCTGTCGCTGCCGGGGACGGCCGAGGCCTGCGCGGCGAACGAGTCGACGCGGTTGCCGTGCGCCTCCGGGTCCAGGCGGCGCTCGGCGAAGGTGAAGATCGCGACGAGGCCGGTCAGCAGGATGACGCCCTGGAGGAACAGGGCCGGGCCGTCGACGGCGATCGCGCCCATGGCCGCGATGTGCGCCTTCGTGGTGCCGTACCCGCCGGCCGCGAGCCCGACCACCGCGGCGAACGCGGCGGCCAGGGCGACGACGGCGAGGAACACCTGGACGTAGTAGCGGGACTTACGCGGCACGAACGCCTCGACGAGGACCCCGACGACCGCCGCACCGATGACGATCAGGGTGGGCGACAATTGGCCGTACTCGATCTTCGGCGCGCCGATCTTCGAGATTTGTTCCTTGAGCGGCGACGTGGCCGCCGTTGTCCACAGGCTGTGGACGGCTGCTGCGCTCACTTGGCCGCCTCCACCGCTGGCTTCGGGTCCTTCTTGTGTACGTCGGACAGGGTCTGCTTGACCGCCGGGTTCACCAGGTCGGTGACCGGCTTCGGGTAGACGCCCAGGAAGATCAGCGCGGCGATCAGCGGGACGACCACCGCGAGCTCACGCACCCGCAGGTCCGGCAGGGCGGAGACCTCCGGCTTCACCGGGCCCGTCATCGTCCGCTGGTAGAGGACGAGCGTGTAGAGCGCGGCGAGCACGATGCCGAAGGTCGCGATGATCCCGATCACCGGGTAGCGCGAGAACGTGCCGACCAGGACCAGGAACTCACTCACGAAGGGCGCGAGGCCCGGCAGCGAGAGGGTCGCGAGGCCGCCGATCAGGAACGTGCCGGCGAGCACCGGGGCGACCTTCTGCACGCCTCCGTAGTCCGCGATCAGGCGCGAACCGCGGCGCGAGATCAGGAAGCCCGCCACCAGCATCAGGGCGGCCGTCGAGATCCCGTGGTTGACCATGTAGAGCGTCGCGCCCGACTGGCCCTGGCTCGTCATCGCGAAGATGCCGAGGACGATGAACCCGAAGTGCGAGATCGACGCGTACGCCACCAGTCGCTTGATGTCCCGCTGACCGACCGCGAGCAGCGCGCCGTAGACGATGCTGATGAGGGCCAGCACGAGGATGACCGGCGTCGCCCACTTCGAGGCCTCCGGGAAGAGCTGGAGGCAGAAGCGGAGCATCGCGAACGTGCCGACCTTGTCGACCACCGCCGTGATGAGGACGGCGACCGGGGCGGTGGCCTCCCCCATCGCGTTCGGCAGCCAGGTGTGCAGCGGCCACAGCGGCGCCTTCACCGCGAAGGCGAAGAAGAAGCCGAGAAAGAGCCAGCGCTCGGTGCTGGTCGCCATGTGCAGCGAACCGTTCGCCCGCGCGGCGGCGATCTCCTGGAGCGAGAAGTTCCCCGCCACTACATAGAGACCGATCACGGCCGCCAGCATGATGAGGCCGCCGACGAGGTTGTAGAGGAGGAACTTCACGGCGGCGTACGAACGTTGGGCCGCCGCGTTCTCGTCGCTGCCCGAGTGGGCGCGGTCCCCGAAGCCGCCGATGAGGAAGTACATCGGGATGAGCATGGCTTCGAAGAAGATGTAGAAGAGGAACACGTCGGTGGCCTCGAAGGAGATGATCACCATCGCCTCGACGCCGAGGATCAGGGCGAAGAAGCCCTGCGTCGGCCGCCACCTCGAACTCCCGGTCTCCTGCGGGTCGGCGTCGTGCCAGCCCGCGAGGATCACGAACGGGATCAGGAGGGCGGTGAGCGCGATGAGCGCCACCGCGATGCCGTCCACGCCCAGCTCGTACCGCACCCCGAAGTCCTTGATCCAGGAGTGGGATTCGGTGAGCTGGTAGCGGGCACCGCCGGGCTCGAAGCGCACGAGCACGACCGCGGCCAGCACGAGCGTGGCGACCGAGACGAGCAGCGCGAGCCACTTCGCCGCCGTACGCCGCGCGGCCGGGACGGCAGCCGTGGCGATGGCTCCCACGGCGGGGAGCACCGCCGTCGCTGTCAGCAGAGGAAAGGACATTGCTATCAGACCGCCCTCATCAGCAGGGTCGCGGCGACGATGAGTGCCGCACCGCCGAACATCGAGACGGCGTACGAGCGGGCGTAGCCGTTCTGGAGCTTGCGCAGCCGGCCGGAGAGCCCGCCGACCGAGGCCGCCGTCCCGTTGACCACGCCGTCGACCAGGGTGTGGTCGACGTAGACCAGGGAGCGGGTGAGGTGCTCGCCGCCGCGGACCAGGACCACGTGGTTGAAGTCGTCCTGGAGCAGGTCACGGCGGGCGGCCCGGGTGAGCAGCGAGCCGCGCGGGGCGGCGACGGGGACCGGGCGGCGGCCGTACTGGAGGTAGGCCAGGACCACACCGATCACCAGGACCACCATGGTGGCCGAGGTGACGGTCGTGGCACTGATCGGCGCGTTGCCGTGGCTGTGCTCGGTGACCGGCTCCAGCCACTTCAGGAAGCGGTCGCCGATGCTGAAGAAGCCACCCGCGAAGACCGAGCCGAACGCGAGCACGATCATCGGGATCGTCATGGACTTCGGCGACTCGTGCGGGTGCGGCTCGTGGCCCTCCGCATCCGGCTGCCAGCGCTTCTCACCGAAGAACGTCATGATCATCACGCGCGTCATGTAGAACGCGGTGATGGCCGCGCCGAGCAGGGCCACCGAGCCGAGGATCCAGCCCTCCGTGCCGCCCTTCGCGAACGCCGCCTCGATGATCTTGTCCTTGGAGAAGAAGCCGGACAGACCGGGGAAGCCGATGATCGCGAGATAGCCGAGCCCGAACGTGACGAACGTGACCGGCATGTACTTCCTGAGGGCGCCGTACTTCCTCATGTCCACCTCGTCGTTCATGCCGTGCATGACCGAACCGGCGCCGAGGAAGAGGCCCGCCTTGAAGAAGCCGTGCGTCACCAGGTGCATGATCGCGAAGACGTAGCCGATGGGGCCGAGGCCCGCGGCCAGCACCATGTAGCCGATCTGCGACATCGTCGAGCCGGCCAGCGCCTTCTTGATGTCGTCCTTCGCGCAACCGACGATCGCACCGAACAGGAGCGTGACCGAGCCGACGATGACGACGACGAGCTGCGCGTCCGGCGACGCGTTGAACACCGCGCCGGAACGGACGATCAGATAGACACCCGCGGTCACCATGGTCGCGGCGTGGATGAGGGCCGAGACCGGGGTCGGGCCCTCCATCGCGTCACCGAGCCAGGACTGCAGCGGCACCTGGGCGGACTTGCCGCACGCGGCGAGCAGCAGCATCAGGGCGATGCCCGTCAGCGTCGCGCCGCCGCCCTGGTGCTCCTCCGCCGCCTTCAGGACCGGCGCGAAGGCGAACGTCCCGAACGTCGTGAACATCAGCATGATGGCGATCGACAGACCCATGTCGCCGACGCGGTTGACCAGGAAGGCCTTCTTCGCCGCGGTGGCCGCGCTGGGCTTGTGCTGCCAGAAGCCGATCAGGAGGTACGAGGCGAGGCCCACGCCCTCCCAGCCGACGTACAGGAGCAGGTAGTTGTCGGCGAGGACCAGGAGGAGCATCGCCGCGAGGAACAGGTTCAGGTAGCCGAAGAAGCGGCGGCGCCGCTCGTCGTGCTCCATGTACCCGATCGAGTAGATGTGGATCAGCGTGCCCACACCGGAGATCAGGAGCACGAACGTCATCGACAGCTGGTCCAGCTGGAAGGAGACGTCCGCCTGGAAGCCCTCGACCGGGATCCAGCTGAACAGGTGCTGGGTGAAGGTGCGGTCGTCGGCGCTCTTGCCGAGCATGTCGGTGAAGAGGAGGACGCCGATGACGAACGAGGCGGCCGAGAGCACCGTGCCGAGCAGATGGCCCACACGGTCCAACCGCCGTCCGCCGCACAGCAGTACGGCCGCTCCGAGCAGTGGCGCCGCTACCAGCAGCGCAATCAGGTTTTCCACTGTGCAGCGACCCCTTACAGCTTCATCAGGCTGGCGTCGTCGACCGAGGCCGAGTGGCGGGAACGGAACAGCGACACGATGATCGCGAGCCCGACCACGACCTCCGCGGCGGCCACGACCATCGTGAAGAAGGCGATGATCTGGCCGTCGAGATTGCCGTGCATCCGGGAGAACGCGACGAACGCGAGGTTGCACGCGTTGAGCATCAGCTCGACGCACATGAACAGGACGATCGCGTTCCGCCTGATGAGCACGCCGGTGGCGCCGATCGTGAACAACAGGGCGGCGAGATACAGGTAGTTGACCGGATTCACTTCGACGCCTCCTCGGTCCGCTCAAGGCGCTCGGCCGAGCGCTGCTCCAGGGCCTTCAGGTCACCGAGTGCCTCGTCCGACACGTCGCGGATCTGGCCGCGCTCGCGCAGCGTCTGCATGACCGTGAGCTCCGACGGGGTGCCGTCGGGGAGCAGGCCCGCGATGTCGACCGCGTTGTGCCGGGCGTACACACCCGGGGCGGGCAGCGGCGGCAGGTGCTTGCCCTCGCGCACACGCTGCTCTGCCTGCTCCCGCTGTGTCCTCGCCCGCTCGATGCGCTCGCGGTGCGTGAGGACCATGGCTCCGAGGGTGGCCGTGATCAGCAGGGCGCCGGTGATCTCGAAGGCGAAGACGTACTTCGTGAAGATGAGGGCGGCGAGCCCTTCCACGTTCCCCCCGGCGTTCGCCTTGCCCAGTCCGACGAACTGGTGGAGCGAGGCGTTCCCGATGCCCGCGAGGAGCAGGATCCCGAAGCCGAGTCCGCACAGCAGGGCCAGCCAGCGCTGTCCCTTGATGGTCTCCTTCAGGGAGTCCGCCGCGGTGACGCCGACGAGCATGACCACGAAGAGGAACAGCATCATGATCGCGCCGGTGTAGACGATGATCTGGACGACGCCCAGGAAGTACGCGCCGTTGGCCAGGTAGAAGATCGCCAGGATGATCATGGTCCCGGCGAGGCACAGCGCGCTGTGCACCGCCTTCTTCATCAGGACCGTGCACAGGGCGCCGATGACGGCGACCGTGCCGAGGACCCAGAACTGGACGGCCTCACCGGTGGAGGTGCCCGCAGCAAGAGTGGCTGCGGCGGCGAGCTGGCTCATGCCTCCGCCCCCTCGGCTTCGGGCTTCTCGCCCTTGGAGGCGGCGACCTGACGCACCGTGCCGGGCGCGGCCTCCGTCACCAGACCCCGGTAGTAGTCCTGCTCGTCCGTGCCGGGGAAGATCGAGTGGGGCGATTCGACCATGCCCTCCTCCAGCCCGGCGAGCAGCTGCTCCTTGGTGTAGATCAGGTTCTCGCGGCTGCTGTCGGCGAGCTCGAACTCGTTCGTCATCGTCAGCGCGCGCGTGGGGCACGCCTCGATGCACAGGCCG encodes the following:
- the recQ gene encoding DNA helicase RecQ, which gives rise to MSEVTEPGVATAMRGGALETLHRVFGYDAFRGEQEAVIDHVVDGGDAVVLMPTGGGKSLCYQIPALVRPGTGVVISPLIALMQDQVDALRALGVRAGFMNSTQDFDERRTVEAEFLAGELDVIYLAPERLRLDSTLDLLSRGRISVFAIDEAHCVAQWGHDFRPDYLALSVLGRRWPDVPRIALTATATHATHQEITQRLGMPDAKHFVASFDRPNIQYRIVPKADPKKQLLTFLKQEHEGDAGIVYCLSRKSVEATAEFLSRNGIEAVPYHAGLDAGTRAAHQSRFLREEGLVVCATIAFGMGIDKPDVRFVAHLDLPKSVEGYYQETGRAGRDGLASTAWMAYGLQDVVQQRKLINMGEGDEAFRRRAGSHLDAMLALCETAQCRRSQLLMYFGQEPQTAGCGNCDTCLSPPETWDGTVAAQKVLSTVVRLDRERRQKFGAGQIIDILMGRRTAKVIQFDHDQLSVFGIGEDLSEAEWRGVVRQLLAQGLIAVEGEYGTLVLTEDSGTVLGRQREVRLRKEAPRPATSRSASRDRKAKSPAADLPEQLLPVFEALRAWRGAQAKENGVPAYVIFHDATLKEIALQHPTSIGQLGTIGGVGEKKLATWGEGVLEVLAGLDGAGSSGPAPTGPAAGEAPEPDPGWPEDEPEPEDIDW
- the nuoL gene encoding NADH-quinone oxidoreductase subunit L → MENLIALLVAAPLLGAAVLLCGGRRLDRVGHLLGTVLSAASFVIGVLLFTDMLGKSADDRTFTQHLFSWIPVEGFQADVSFQLDQLSMTFVLLISGVGTLIHIYSIGYMEHDERRRRFFGYLNLFLAAMLLLVLADNYLLLYVGWEGVGLASYLLIGFWQHKPSAATAAKKAFLVNRVGDMGLSIAIMLMFTTFGTFAFAPVLKAAEEHQGGGATLTGIALMLLLAACGKSAQVPLQSWLGDAMEGPTPVSALIHAATMVTAGVYLIVRSGAVFNASPDAQLVVVIVGSVTLLFGAIVGCAKDDIKKALAGSTMSQIGYMVLAAGLGPIGYVFAIMHLVTHGFFKAGLFLGAGSVMHGMNDEVDMRKYGALRKYMPVTFVTFGLGYLAIIGFPGLSGFFSKDKIIEAAFAKGGTEGWILGSVALLGAAITAFYMTRVMIMTFFGEKRWQPDAEGHEPHPHESPKSMTIPMIVLAFGSVFAGGFFSIGDRFLKWLEPVTEHSHGNAPISATTVTSATMVVLVIGVVLAYLQYGRRPVPVAAPRGSLLTRAARRDLLQDDFNHVVLVRGGEHLTRSLVYVDHTLVDGVVNGTAASVGGLSGRLRKLQNGYARSYAVSMFGGAALIVAATLLMRAV
- a CDS encoding NADH-quinone oxidoreductase subunit M; this encodes MSFPLLTATAVLPAVGAIATAAVPAARRTAAKWLALLVSVATLVLAAVVLVRFEPGGARYQLTESHSWIKDFGVRYELGVDGIAVALIALTALLIPFVILAGWHDADPQETGSSRWRPTQGFFALILGVEAMVIISFEATDVFLFYIFFEAMLIPMYFLIGGFGDRAHSGSDENAAAQRSYAAVKFLLYNLVGGLIMLAAVIGLYVVAGNFSLQEIAAARANGSLHMATSTERWLFLGFFFAFAVKAPLWPLHTWLPNAMGEATAPVAVLITAVVDKVGTFAMLRFCLQLFPEASKWATPVILVLALISIVYGALLAVGQRDIKRLVAYASISHFGFIVLGIFAMTSQGQSGATLYMVNHGISTAALMLVAGFLISRRGSRLIADYGGVQKVAPVLAGTFLIGGLATLSLPGLAPFVSEFLVLVGTFSRYPVIGIIATFGIVLAALYTLVLYQRTMTGPVKPEVSALPDLRVRELAVVVPLIAALIFLGVYPKPVTDLVNPAVKQTLSDVHKKDPKPAVEAAK
- the nuoN gene encoding NADH-quinone oxidoreductase subunit NuoN gives rise to the protein MSAAAVHSLWTTAATSPLKEQISKIGAPKIEYGQLSPTLIVIGAAVVGVLVEAFVPRKSRYYVQVFLAVVALAAAFAAVVGLAAGGYGTTKAHIAAMGAIAVDGPALFLQGVILLTGLVAIFTFAERRLDPEAHGNRVDSFAAQASAVPGSDSEKAAVKAGFTTTEVFPLALFAIGGMLVFPSANDLLTLFIALEVFSLPLYLLCAVARRKRLMSQEAAVKYFLLGAFASAFTLFGIALLYGYAGSVSYATIADVVDGSIQNIDPALADTMGNDALLLIGAAMVVMGLLFKVGAVPFHMWTPDVYQGAPTPVTGFMAAATKVAAFGALLRLLYVVLPGLRWDWRPVMWAIAIVTMLGGAIVAITQTDIKRLLAYSSIAHAGFILAGVIATTPDGISAVLFYLGAYSFVTVGAFAVVTLVRDAGGEATHLSKWAGLGRRSPLVAAVFAVFLLAFAGIPLTSGFAGKFAVFKAAAEGGAGALVVVGVISSAVAAFFYIRVIVLMFFSEPKADGPTVAVPSPLTMTTIAVGVAVTVVLGLAPQYFLDLANQASVFVR
- a CDS encoding NADH-quinone oxidoreductase subunit J, whose protein sequence is MSQLAAAATLAAGTSTGEAVQFWVLGTVAVIGALCTVLMKKAVHSALCLAGTMIILAIFYLANGAYFLGVVQIIVYTGAIMMLFLFVVMLVGVTAADSLKETIKGQRWLALLCGLGFGILLLAGIGNASLHQFVGLGKANAGGNVEGLAALIFTKYVFAFEITGALLITATLGAMVLTHRERIERARTQREQAEQRVREGKHLPPLPAPGVYARHNAVDIAGLLPDGTPSELTVMQTLRERGQIRDVSDEALGDLKALEQRSAERLERTEEASK
- the nuoK gene encoding NADH-quinone oxidoreductase subunit NuoK; translation: MNPVNYLYLAALLFTIGATGVLIRRNAIVLFMCVELMLNACNLAFVAFSRMHGNLDGQIIAFFTMVVAAAEVVVGLAIIVSLFRSRHSASVDDASLMKL